GCGATTTGAGGGAACAGTGGGAACACAAAGTGTAACATCTGAATCGTCTGTCTTCTGTGCAGGTTGGGGAAGTGGAGGCTGTACTCACAAACTTGGTGCTTTGGAACAGGTAGCAGTGGTGACGATCGCCCGCAGGGCTCTTGGCCACAAAGCCGAAGAGGTTCGGCATGGTCTGGTGGACGCCACAGAAGGAGATGGAGGACATGGGGCAGCTGTGCAGCATGAACTGGACACACAGTAGACAGACGGAAAGAGTTTCTTGGTGGACTGTGGGCTGAGACAGGTAACCTTTTTCTCATGTGTTGCTGGGGATACTAAATAAAACAAGGGAAATCACTTATGTTCTTAGAAGGACATAAATGAAGCTAGGCACATTTATATAGTACACAGGGAAGAAACATGCATCCATAAATGGAAAGCGGATAATTCCCGATGAGGGTCGTGGAAACCTGGAGCCTAATTCAGAAGCTGTGCACGAggagggatacaccctgggcaggacaccagtccatcacagggcacacacagggtAGTTTAGAGACATGACACATGGATTGACACCATTCGCAGAACTTGGTCGCATTTTGAACTCTCCCCCCTCGCTTTGTTCCGTACCTTCGTTTTGTGGTTCAGGACATCGATGCCATTTAATGACAGAAACAGGGACACCTTCTGCTGCTTGGATTTCATCTTACTGGTGCCGTCAGACATCTGGGAATGCACAGTAAATGAGTTTGGAGAGAGAATGCTGCAGATTTGAATCCTGTCAGTGAAACAGACTGGATGACCTGGTGTGCAAAATTAGCTCATTCTTTGCCTGGAGACTGGAGGGTTGGCTGGAGGCTCTATTCACAGCAGTGCCCCTGTCTGTTTCCCTGTAGCTATGCTGATCGTGTTCTATAACTGACATAGGAGCTCATTTCATCTGCGTGGGTGCCGTCAGTGCATGCCAGAGCAGTTCGTTTTATTGTAAGCTTTTgtctaaaataattttgttcttttttaaatgtttcaacaAGGGAGATCGTGCTCTGATTCAGAGCTCTGCTGCGGGTTCCCACCTTCAAGAGACCTGCCGCCCCATTCAGAACCTGTAAGCCATCTGCGCGGTCCACGTCTATTTGGCCCAAAAACTGTAATTAAAAGACGAAAAGGCCATCCACGTTAGGAAACGAAAACACTTATATTTTACTTCAAAAAAGCATCGAAATTCTCTGACAAGAATGCACCAATGACACAAATAGGTGGGCACAGCAGCTTACTTGCTCTGTAGTGTTCACAGATGAAAGGAGTTGGGGTATCACTTCCCTAATCACCAGATATACTGTAACCCCCTTGGAGCACAAGTGCTATGCTAGACTATTCCCTGTGGATGCAGTCCTGTGTACCCACCTCTTAAATGGGGCTGTGTAAAGATTGATAGAAAATGTTCTTTTCGAAGTGTGAGCATGCATTTTGTTCACCCCTCAATGCTGTGCATGTACCTTTTATGGTCATGACAGGAGAAGACCCCCCTGTTGGCCATTTGACTGTTTTCTGCAAGGGAATGTTCGAAAATGGAATCATTTTATTCTAAGAGCATGGCTCAGCACAACCCACCTTCACCGTGAAAGAGACCTCATTGTCCACTAGCGCCATAATCCGCTTGGCCTGCCCTTGCCCTGAGATTGTAACAAGAACGGAGTATTAGAAGAAACGTGGAAGGCATTGTGGGCCAGTTTGTGAGTCGAGGTGGACAAAATGATAtcgtgttcaaagacaacaggcTCCCATGCCACAGGAAGGGCATCTACAAGCAATCGGGGTCGCACTTGTTCCCCGTTTCACACGCAGCTTGCTCTCCGAAGATTTTTAATTCCAGGAGCTGTGGAACGAACTTTATGTCTCTGTCTGCTTCTTCCTCTGGGCGTGTGCAGTTTATAATGATCTTCTTATACGTGTGAGAGACGATATCAGACAGTGGTATCAGAGAGtgctttttattaagtacacGTGGACGCTTGATATAACACAATCTTCTCAAGCTCTGGAGTTCACACCCATGCTGCGCATTTGCAAGCAACTCATTTGGCTCATAAATGCATTTGAACTTTCTGTTTATCCTGTCTATTATGCCTTCTGTTTAGCATTAATATGCAGGTAATGTGAACCATGAATAACGTTATGTGTTGcaaaagtaaataattaaatttacatGAATAACTTTATGTGTTGCAAAAGTAAATAGTTAATTTACGTGCTTTGGTTTAAATAACATGGGATAGAGTACATAGAGATTACATGTGGAAAACTGTGTTATTTTTGTGTCCAGGTAGAAAAAGTCTTAAATACAGCATGGGATTTGTTTAATAAAGAATgagaaaatgtttagaaacaaaaacattactgCATATCCTGCTTGTATTTTGGGGTTTGGAGTCTACATACCCCGATTGAAAATATGGGCCTTCTatatcctacagtatgtctccttcTGTTTTGATCCTTGCTCATTTTTGAGTGAAAAGATTGGCATTCAGTATGGTAATCCAAGATCTGGACTAATTAggaatgaaagtttttttttaaaacaacctgacgcgttgtttttaaatgttttgcgcAAGCATTCTCAACACATTTGAAATGAAGGCAGCTTTCAGCGCTTGAATCTTAAGAGGACACAGGATgagaaacaggaagacaagactgttgtttgtttaaaatttaTGTCACAAAGAGGCAGCaattaaatattcaattttttagCCTGTCTTTTAGACATAGCtaa
Above is a genomic segment from Lepisosteus oculatus isolate fLepOcu1 chromosome 1, fLepOcu1.hap2, whole genome shotgun sequence containing:
- the LOC102695972 gene encoding PTB domain-containing engulfment adapter protein 1-like isoform X1; this translates as MALVDNEVSFTVKFLGQIDVDRADGLQVLNGAAGLLKMSDGTSKMKSKQQKVSLFLSLNGIDVLNHKTKFMLHSCPMSSISFCGVHQTMPNLFGFVAKSPAGDRHHCYLFQSTKFSHLLVSIIGDTFQAAKANENFGWDKDLLVEALRHKNKMLQSENVSLKKKIATLEAQAASQQSPATQ
- the LOC102695972 gene encoding PTB domain-containing engulfment adapter protein 1-like isoform X2 — encoded protein: MALVDNEVSFTVKFLGQIDVDRADGLQVLNGAAGLLKMSDGTSKMKSKQQKVSLFLSLNGIDVLNHKTKFMLHSCPMSSISFCGVHQTMPNLFGFVAKSPAGDRHHCYLFQSTKFSHLLVSIIGDTFQAAKANENFGWDKDLLVEALRHKNKMLQSENVSLKKKIATLEAQAASQQSPAT